The following coding sequences lie in one Myxococcales bacterium genomic window:
- a CDS encoding TlpA family protein disulfide reductase gives MTPLKASLVLKWALYAALAVVMVAVVYSRFFPALVAKGRMAPPLVLWLDSQERLDITEARGAWLVLNFWGTYCGPCRREAPVLNRIHEKLAPKGGRVIGIAVDDLPLLSVTKKARALGMSYPIALASEEDMTRCKVTTIPTTYVLDPKGIIRDATVGMISERRLLRVLKTPFMR, from the coding sequence ATGACTCCCCTGAAAGCTTCTCTAGTGCTGAAATGGGCTCTCTATGCAGCACTCGCGGTGGTGATGGTGGCAGTGGTATACTCACGCTTTTTCCCCGCATTGGTCGCAAAGGGTCGCATGGCGCCCCCTCTTGTTCTGTGGCTTGATTCCCAAGAACGGCTCGATATTACCGAGGCGAGAGGCGCGTGGCTGGTTCTGAACTTTTGGGGAACCTACTGCGGACCGTGTCGGCGCGAGGCCCCAGTCCTCAATCGCATTCATGAGAAGCTCGCACCTAAGGGGGGTCGCGTGATAGGCATTGCCGTCGATGACCTGCCTCTCTTGAGCGTTACCAAGAAGGCTCGCGCCCTCGGCATGAGCTACCCTATCGCCCTTGCGAGCGAAGAAGATATGACGCGATGTAAGGTAACCACTATCCCCACGACCTATGTGCTCGATCCAAAAGGGATCATCCGTGATGCGACAGTGGGCATGATATCGGAGCGACGCCTGTTGCGGGTACTCAAAACCCCCTTTATGAGATAG
- a CDS encoding ExbD/TolR family protein: MSSNNGRTGRTPMSEINVTPFVDVMLVLLIIFMVSAPLLTKGVSVDLPNAQAPRMDIQQEKLLLTVSKDKKIFLGQVEVPYERLSETLLHNERLKREKELYVFADELVPYGLVAKVLALIRKAGIEKLGLVTDPLHEE, from the coding sequence ATGTCCAGCAACAATGGTCGTACGGGTCGCACACCGATGAGTGAAATCAATGTGACGCCGTTCGTAGACGTCATGCTGGTGTTGCTGATCATTTTTATGGTCAGCGCGCCCTTGCTGACCAAGGGCGTCTCGGTGGATCTCCCGAATGCGCAAGCGCCGCGTATGGACATCCAGCAGGAAAAGCTCTTGCTAACTGTTTCTAAGGACAAGAAAATCTTTCTAGGTCAAGTGGAGGTGCCCTATGAGCGGCTCTCAGAAACGCTGCTCCATAATGAGCGGCTCAAGCGCGAAAAAGAACTTTATGTGTTTGCCGACGAGCTGGTGCCCTACGGCCTGGTTGCCAAGGTTCTTGCGTTGATTCGCAAGGCAGGCATCGAAAAGCTTGGGTTGGTCACAGACCCCTTACACGAGGAATAG
- a CDS encoding TonB C-terminal domain-containing protein: MQVGMFMAGSALSLLVHGIIVAAFVLSGLLGGMLPARAKKPIEERTVIEARLVQLGKEIDPRQLPNRQVPLLQTAPPDTVAVSDNPEETPEQPTEQKPPNPTEDLLTRLGDRAQTFAELAEEREKEGSPEGVADGSSQAKAGDVYAGKLYQFFRRGWTVPTVITDAESQKLAAEVDVDITNDLKIGKFTLRRSSGNSLFDQSVLDNLARLKDADATLPEPPPEVAATYVGQTVGLLFRGRDAG, from the coding sequence ATGCAGGTCGGCATGTTTATGGCAGGATCGGCGCTGAGCCTCTTGGTACATGGGATCATCGTCGCAGCGTTTGTTTTGAGTGGCCTGCTTGGCGGGATGCTGCCCGCAAGGGCAAAAAAGCCCATAGAAGAGCGCACGGTGATTGAAGCCCGGCTGGTGCAGCTCGGCAAAGAGATCGATCCCCGGCAGCTGCCCAACCGCCAGGTCCCTCTGTTGCAGACTGCCCCTCCCGATACAGTGGCGGTATCAGACAACCCAGAGGAAACTCCCGAGCAACCTACGGAGCAAAAGCCTCCCAATCCGACCGAAGACCTACTGACGCGTTTGGGTGATCGTGCCCAGACGTTTGCAGAGCTTGCCGAAGAGCGAGAGAAGGAAGGAAGCCCCGAAGGCGTGGCAGATGGCAGCAGCCAGGCGAAAGCAGGCGATGTGTACGCGGGGAAACTCTATCAGTTTTTCCGGCGTGGCTGGACTGTGCCCACTGTGATCACCGATGCTGAAAGTCAAAAACTTGCCGCAGAGGTCGACGTTGACATTACCAACGATCTTAAGATTGGCAAGTTCACCTTGCGGCGTTCGAGCGGCAACAGCTTATTTGATCAATCGGTGCTTGATAATCTCGCACGGCTGAAGGACGCCGATGCGACTTTGCCTGAACCGCCGCCGGAAGTCGCCGCGACATATGTGGGTCAGACCGTCGGTCTTTTGTTTCGTGGCCGCGACGCGGGATAG
- a CDS encoding PD40 domain-containing protein, protein MKIHALWAPLLILLTLAVGWWAVPAIGQKDEPTLPSRGVVIEIDSPERALYRIAVPNLQGSLVGATAAEVLRNDFKLVSLFTVLDARSFLDSQSNTLDLRVSDWSVVGAQAVIKGKLTQAGSAVKVELRLYELAQGSLPTLKKTYRGSAGNLRTIMHRFANEVLRELTGEAGAFDSRLTFSRRKGPGRKDVYVSDFDGHGVGRVSRGKGVSMLPNFGPGGIWYSVLTKFGMFITRSGANDRAIIKSQGMNMGVTSCGDRMVFSSTRTGNAEIFSANPDGSDVRQITHHRGIDVSPACGPTGQLAFVSNRHGSPQIFTMNGDGSGVKRITYRGDYNQTPAWCPDPKKSLLAFTGRSGDYDIFTVNVQTGAYTRLTQGQGSNKDPAFSPDCRMVAFASSRGGIYLSNPEGLNHNLVVKGAAETIRWSR, encoded by the coding sequence ATGAAGATTCATGCATTGTGGGCGCCCCTGCTTATTCTGCTAACTCTCGCTGTCGGGTGGTGGGCTGTTCCCGCCATTGGACAAAAGGACGAACCCACCCTTCCTTCGCGCGGCGTCGTGATTGAGATCGATTCTCCCGAGCGAGCCCTTTACAGGATCGCGGTGCCGAACCTTCAAGGCAGTTTAGTGGGCGCGACGGCAGCAGAGGTGCTGCGAAACGACTTCAAGCTTGTGTCGTTGTTCACGGTTCTCGATGCCCGCTCGTTTTTGGACAGTCAGTCAAACACGCTGGACCTGCGCGTTTCCGATTGGAGCGTGGTGGGTGCGCAAGCCGTGATCAAAGGCAAACTGACTCAAGCGGGGTCCGCTGTGAAGGTGGAGCTGCGCCTTTATGAGCTAGCCCAAGGTAGCTTGCCGACCTTGAAGAAAACCTATCGCGGCTCGGCTGGCAACCTGCGCACAATAATGCATCGCTTTGCCAATGAGGTGCTTCGGGAGCTCACGGGTGAGGCTGGGGCCTTTGATAGTCGTCTCACCTTTTCGCGTCGCAAGGGACCGGGGCGCAAGGACGTTTACGTATCGGATTTCGACGGCCATGGGGTAGGCCGCGTCTCGCGAGGCAAAGGTGTTTCGATGCTGCCAAACTTCGGACCGGGCGGCATCTGGTACTCCGTGCTGACCAAGTTCGGCATGTTTATCACTCGAAGTGGCGCCAATGATCGCGCGATCATTAAGAGCCAAGGGATGAACATGGGCGTGACTTCGTGTGGAGATCGGATGGTGTTTTCTTCTACCCGCACGGGCAATGCGGAGATTTTCAGCGCCAATCCCGACGGTTCCGATGTCAGACAAATCACCCATCACCGTGGCATCGACGTTAGTCCCGCCTGTGGGCCCACAGGGCAGTTGGCGTTTGTTTCAAACCGGCATGGAAGCCCGCAAATTTTCACCATGAACGGGGACGGTTCAGGTGTAAAGCGCATCACGTACCGGGGCGATTACAATCAGACTCCTGCATGGTGCCCAGACCCTAAGAAATCCTTGTTGGCATTCACCGGCCGAAGTGGGGATTATGATATCTTCACGGTGAACGTGCAGACGGGGGCGTACACCCGACTGACTCAGGGCCAGGGCAGCAATAAAGATCCAGCATTTTCTCCAGATTGCCGCATGGTCGCCTTTGCCTCGTCGCGGGGCGGTATCTATCTGTCGAACCCGGAAGGCTTGAATCACAACCTGGTGGTCAAGGGCGCTGCAGAAACCATCCGCTGGTCGAGATAG
- a CDS encoding PEGA domain-containing protein: MQGAIRTSLIGLYVWFIPSITLGQADPDKALIEQARTHMERGQEFYSQGEFNKAAEEFGSAYAAQPFSAFLYNAAIARERERQYTKAAALFEKYLSEEPNAPDASHVKQRIELLRVAAGQTHKAGEADAMEQHSSSFKSLVSVRTNPKGAKVSLRSAGKVIAIGQSPSAHTLEQGQYTVFIEHPKYHPVEIPVSVSPGKVYILIAEMSQGEFLGTLNVITRNPGADVFIDDLGAGSVGKTPYLAVLPAGRHQVWLKKPGFAGLATNAKVIAGEQNTLRAAMVRVPYGKLSINANVYGADVYVDDKPVGKAPYTGKLSTGTHTVRVEADEKKDWEGKVEIYKGRVTPINLHLHDSVSRASAWTFAIMSAAFVGGGIALGLLANGTEDSLKRDQARGVLTTDDSRYLKGKILAIGADVSFGVGAIMGLLAVYNFLKDPSPDSEARISKPQDWAFAPYLDPNGAGLRLGRQF, encoded by the coding sequence ATGCAAGGAGCGATACGGACCTCTTTGATTGGCCTGTATGTGTGGTTTATCCCGTCGATCACCCTCGGACAAGCCGATCCTGATAAAGCTTTAATCGAACAGGCGCGCACGCACATGGAACGCGGCCAAGAGTTTTATTCGCAAGGGGAGTTTAATAAGGCGGCCGAAGAGTTCGGCTCGGCGTATGCCGCCCAGCCCTTTAGCGCCTTTCTATATAACGCCGCCATCGCACGCGAGCGGGAACGGCAGTACACCAAAGCAGCCGCCCTATTCGAAAAATATTTGAGTGAGGAGCCGAACGCTCCCGACGCATCCCACGTGAAGCAACGTATCGAGCTATTGCGTGTAGCGGCAGGTCAAACTCATAAGGCGGGCGAAGCCGATGCGATGGAGCAACATAGCTCAAGCTTCAAGTCGCTCGTCTCTGTTAGGACCAATCCCAAGGGAGCCAAGGTATCGCTTAGGAGTGCCGGCAAAGTCATTGCCATCGGCCAAAGCCCCTCCGCACATACCTTGGAGCAAGGTCAGTACACGGTCTTCATCGAGCATCCCAAATATCATCCGGTTGAAATACCGGTGTCTGTGAGCCCGGGCAAAGTGTACATATTGATCGCTGAGATGAGTCAAGGCGAGTTCTTGGGGACACTCAATGTGATCACGCGCAACCCCGGGGCCGACGTTTTTATCGACGATCTCGGCGCAGGCAGCGTGGGCAAGACGCCCTATCTCGCAGTGCTCCCGGCCGGCCGACATCAAGTCTGGTTAAAAAAACCTGGATTTGCGGGCTTGGCCACAAACGCCAAGGTCATCGCGGGCGAGCAAAACACCTTACGAGCTGCCATGGTTCGCGTGCCGTATGGCAAGCTCAGCATCAATGCCAACGTGTATGGCGCTGATGTGTATGTGGATGACAAGCCGGTAGGCAAAGCTCCTTACACGGGCAAGCTCAGTACCGGAACACACACGGTGCGTGTCGAGGCGGACGAGAAAAAAGACTGGGAAGGCAAGGTGGAAATTTACAAGGGCCGAGTTACGCCTATAAATCTACATCTGCACGACTCGGTCAGTCGGGCGAGTGCATGGACATTTGCCATTATGTCCGCTGCATTTGTGGGCGGCGGGATTGCGTTGGGACTCTTAGCGAATGGTACGGAGGACAGTCTTAAGCGCGATCAAGCTCGCGGCGTGTTGACCACCGACGATTCTCGCTATTTGAAGGGTAAGATTCTCGCGATTGGTGCTGATGTGTCCTTTGGCGTAGGCGCGATCATGGGCCTATTAGCCGTGTACAATTTTCTTAAAGATCCCTCGCCCGATTCGGAGGCCAGGATCTCCAAGCCACAAGATTGGGCGTTCGCACCTTACCTTGATCCCAATGGCGCGGGCCTAAGACTCGGGAGACAGTTCTGA
- a CDS encoding MotA/TolQ/ExbB proton channel family protein, translating to MTGGIWDLIVQASTVVKVVMALLVVLSAGTWFIVGAKLKQFGSAGRFSRRFLQLFWAKGNRGQWDAARLEHVYHQLAAYRQSPLAKMFHAGYVELARMTGTSSPHHGSYPPPRAELSPTADVQNVERALRRTAATELTQLEQHLSFLATTGSTAPFIGLFGTVWGIMNSFLAIRAKGNASLDVVGGDIAEALIATALGLAAAIPAVMAYNYFVRRLRLLENDMDAFNNDFLNIVRRHFLSR from the coding sequence ATGACTGGTGGAATCTGGGATTTAATTGTTCAGGCGTCGACTGTCGTCAAAGTCGTTATGGCGCTGCTAGTAGTATTGTCCGCGGGAACATGGTTTATCGTGGGGGCTAAGCTCAAGCAGTTTGGTTCCGCAGGCCGGTTCAGCAGAAGGTTTCTTCAGCTCTTTTGGGCTAAGGGTAACCGAGGACAATGGGATGCGGCGCGGCTTGAGCATGTGTATCATCAGCTTGCCGCATATAGACAGTCACCGCTCGCGAAAATGTTTCACGCAGGCTACGTCGAGCTTGCGCGCATGACGGGCACAAGTAGCCCTCATCATGGAAGTTACCCTCCACCGCGTGCGGAGCTATCGCCCACGGCGGATGTGCAAAATGTGGAGCGTGCGCTTCGCCGGACGGCAGCTACCGAGCTGACGCAGCTTGAGCAACACCTTTCCTTTCTGGCCACCACCGGCTCGACAGCACCGTTTATCGGATTGTTTGGTACGGTTTGGGGCATAATGAACTCATTTCTCGCCATTCGGGCCAAAGGCAATGCCAGTCTGGATGTGGTCGGGGGCGATATTGCCGAGGCGTTGATCGCCACCGCGCTGGGCTTGGCGGCGGCCATTCCTGCGGTCATGGCTTATAACTACTTTGTGCGTAGATTGCGGCTATTGGAAAACGATATGGACGCATTTAACAACGACTTTCTAAACATCGTGCGTCGGCATTTTTTGAGTCGCTAG